A genomic segment from Malus domestica chromosome 05, GDT2T_hap1 encodes:
- the LOC103434883 gene encoding abscisic acid receptor PYL12-like, with protein MSYPTSQNTSPLSESQGMIDTYHVHDLLPNQCGSVLVQTIDAPLTLVWSVLRQFDNPQAYKPFVNSCSIRAGNGGIGSIREVVIKSGLPAKTSTERLDELDDNMHVMHYSVIGGDHRLANYSSTTTVHNVEEENGRKNKTVVIQSYVVDIPAGSSKEDTCLFANTIIGCNLKSLAKVSEKMAATC; from the coding sequence ATGTCGTACCCAACGTCCCAAAATACAAGCCCTCTAAGCGAAAGTCAAGGTATGATCGACACCTACCATGTCCACGATCTTTTGCCGAACCAGTGCGGCTCGGTACTCGTCCAAACCATCGACGCACCGCTAACCCTAGTATGGTCCGTCCTCCGCCAGTTCGACAATCCGCAGGCTTACAAGCCGTTCGTTAATAGTTGCAGCATACGGGCGGGGAACGGAGGCATAGGGAGCATTCGGGAAGTCGTGATTAAGTCTGGGTTGCCGGCGAAAACCAGCACGGAGAGGCTGGACGAGCTCGACGACAACATGCACGTCATGCATTATAGCGTTATCGGTGGGGATCACAGGCTTGCAAATTACAGTTCTACCACTACGGTGCATAATgtggaagaagaaaatggaaggAAGAATAAGACGGTTGTGATTCAGTCGTACGTGGTGGATATTCCCGCCGGAAGTAGCAAGGAGGATACTTGTTTGTTTGCTAATACGATTATAGGCTGTAATCTCAAGTCATTAGCTAAAGTTTCAGAAAAGATGGCTGCTACGTGCTGA
- the LOC103434884 gene encoding peroxisome biogenesis protein 7, which translates to MPVFKAPFNGYSVKFSPFYESRLAVATSQNFGILGNGRLHVIDLSPAPAPLGPGAPRQPITELVSYDTADGVYDVAWSESHDSLLVAAIADGSVKIYDTALPPASNPLRSLHEHTREVSSADYNPTRRDSFLTSSWDDTVKLWTVDRPASVRTFKEHAYCVYSAVWNPRHADVFASASGDCTLRVWDVREPGSTMIIPAHELEILACDWNKYDDCCIATASVDKSIKVWDVRSMRVPVSVLNGHGYAVRKVKFSPHRQSLIMSCSYDMSVCLWDYMVEDALVARYDHHTEFAVGVDMSVLVEGLLASTGWDELVYVWQHGTDPRAP; encoded by the coding sequence ATGCCAGTTTTCAAAGCTCCGTTCAACGGATACTCCGTCAAGTTCAGCCCCTTCTACGAGTCCCGACTCGCCGTCGCCACCTCCCAAAACTTCGGCATCCTCGGCAACGGCCGCCTCCACGTCATCGACCTCTCCCCTGCCCCCGCCCCTCTGGGCCCCGGCGCACCCCGCCAACCAATCACCGAGCTCGTCTCCTACGACACCGCCGACGGCGTATACGACGTCGCATGGTCTGAGTCCCACGACTCCCTCCTAGTCGCCGCCATCGCCGATGGCTCCGTTAAGATCTACGACACCGCTCTGCCCCCGGCCTCCAACCCCCTCCGCTCCCTCCACGAGCACACCCGCGAGGTCAGCTCCGCCGATTACAACCCCACCCGCCGCGACTCCTTTCTCACCTCCTCATGGGACGACACCGTCAAGCTATGGACCGTTGACCGTCCCGCATCTGTTCGAACTTTCAAGGAACACGCATACTGCGTCTACTCCGCCGTCTGGAACCCCCGCCATGCCGATGTATTCGCCTCCGCGTCGGGCGACTGCACTCTGCGCGTTTGGGACGTGCGCGAGCCCGGATCCACCATGATCATCCCCGCGCACGAGCTCGAGATCCTGGCTTGCGATTGGAACAAGTACGACGACTGCTGCATCGCCACCGCCTCCGTCGACAAGTCGATTAAAGTCTGGGACGTGAGGAGCATGAGGGTTCCGGTCTCGGTGCTCAACGGCCACGGCTACGCGGTGAGGAAGGTGAAATTCTCGCCGCACAGGCAAAGCTTGATCATGTCATGCTCGTACGACATGTCGGTTTGCTTGTGGGATTACATGGTGGAGGATGCGCTGGTGGCGCGGTACGACCACCACACGGAGTTCGCGGTGGGTGTGGATATGAGCGTGTTGGTGGAGGGGCTTCTGGCCAGTACTGGTTGGGACGAGCTTGTGTATGTTTGGCAGCACGGGACCGATCCCAGAGCGCCCTAA
- the LOC103434885 gene encoding uncharacterized protein: MKNTIRCCISCILPCGALDVIRVVHSNGRVEEISGTIRASEIMKAYPKHVLKKPSSSASDHDGVVPKIVIVPPDAELQRGKIYFLMPMPASSNTSEKAGRTRSSSAKKKRIKDAENNNITNNSVAITNLLINDRYLSEILSEKHSSQRDRRRGRVGVWRPHLESICESPSDV, translated from the coding sequence ATGAAAAACACCATCAGGTGCTGCATCTCTTGCATTCTACCATGTGGAGCTTTGGACGTGATTCGAGTCGTACACTCTAACGGCAGAGTCGAGGAAATCAGCGGCACAATCCGAGCCAGCGAGATCATGAAGGCGTACCCTAAGCACGTCCTCAAGAAGCCCTCCTCGTCCGCGTCCGATCACGACGGGGTCGTCCCCAAGATCGTGATCGTTCCTCCAGACGCGGAACTCCAACGCGGCAAGATTTACTTCCTCATGCCTATGCCTGCTTCTTCGAACACGTCTGAAAAGGCGGGGAGGACAAGATCGTCGTCGGCAAAGAAGAAGCGGATTAAAGACGCCGAAAACAACAACATCACAAACAACAGCGTCGCCATCACCAACCTGTTGATAAATGATCGGTACTTGAGCGAAATACTGTCGGAAAAGCATTCGTCGCAGCGGGATCGGCGGCGAGGACGTGTTGGGGTTTGGAGGCCGCACTTAGAGAGCATTTGTGAGTCACCAAGTGATGTGTAA
- the LOC103435103 gene encoding SEED MATURATION PROTEIN 1, whose product MAKSWDDIKYATSQARLDEDEVVRTTAYKHGTPLEGGKIAESEPVDFF is encoded by the coding sequence ATGGCAAAGAGTTGGGACGATATAAAGTATGCGACTTCACAGGCGAGGCTTGATGAAGACGAAGTTGTGAGGACTACTGCGTACAAGCATGGAACTCCTCTTGAAGGAGGCAAGATTGCCGAGTCGGAGCCTGTTGATTTCTTCTAA